AATGCTTTGCATGTGGCTTTGGTAATGGCCTCATAATTACTAACACTAATCACCAGCATAACAGGGCAGGTGCAGCATGGGGTCACATtgcaaacatgtaaaaaaagtttttattttgcagcTAGGATTTATGACACTCTCAATATAACTTGATAGATTTTGGCCCTTAACAGGGCTGACTCAAACCACCCACACTGCCTGGGAATAGGAGTATTATCTCATTATGTTTATAAGCATTTGAGCAGTGAGTTCTTTTCACTATGAACTGTCAGCTTAAGAGTTTGCATAGCTCAGACATTTCTtctagaaaaaaactaaaaagccAGCATTAAATTCCATGATGAATcttattctgttttttatttctcaagTGCGGTCCGAGGTTGTATATACTGGCCTCCGCTTTGTTTGTGGTCTGCCCATACTCTCATGGTTGTAGCTGAACGGCATCCAGAACGCTGCACAGAAAACAGTAAATCAAAGCTTTCAATCATAGTTGCAGTTGTTGTGATTACTGATAACtgtgatatttaaaaacaatgtgaACAACATGATATTATATTTTAGAAACCTTTGACATGTTGTACTCTTCTGCAGTGGAATAGGGTGTTTGAGCTCAGCAGAGGGGAGCGGTTGTGAATGGCTGATGTTTGGTGGTTAGCTGTTGATTTCGATCTGAATTTCATTCACTGGCACTTCAGTTCCTTAACAGCAGAATTGGCAACTGTAATTATACAATGTAATAAGGCATCATTTCAAAGCTTTTTAACCACTTTTAACACActgtaattataaaatgtaataaggaataatttcaagcttttttaaccacttttaacacattttaagtgttacatttattaaaatccaGATAATTCCTAGCCAGGTCAGTTTCACTGCAGTACCATGCACTCCTGATAGGTTTCACTAGAAACACTCAATACATCAGAACATaacatgtaattaattaatgtattatttaaattacattgtattaaattttattttattaaatttgaaattttgATTGTCTCTACTTTTCCTTCAGAGAAGGCAAATTTCAGTACAAATTAAGTCAATCTAAAAGTACATGTTCTACACACTACTTTCTGGTTAATATAATTACTCTGgaactttgtttatttttcataaatgaTACCATAAAACCGGTACAGCATATGCAGAAATATATTtcaataatactgtatacattttaaataaaagggtATACTTAAATTGCAGCTCCTGTGAAAATCTATTTTAGCAGTACAGTACATCAGGCTATATTAGACATATTTTAAATCTTCCATGTAATATCTGATACTTATCACTTAACCagtatcataaaaaaattgctttctgtattgtaaaaacatttagataGATATTTGTAGAGTTGTATGCTATTCacatatgaaataaaaactaaatgtaatgTTTAGGGATCAAGACCAGTAAAGTCACCTTTAGTTTGATCTTTGTGTCATTCATGGAGGGGTGCTTGTGAAATACCTCTGAAAGCATGTGAGAaagctaaaaaaacaacagttatttAATATAATCGATATTGATGCTCTATATctagcaaacttttttttaaatttagccTTAAATGCATCTTCCCTAAATTACAATACAGAGAAAggtatttcctttttttgttgagATGGATTTACAATCTTGTTCATCTGATTATTAGTCTAATTTTTGGGGAGGGCATGTGACTTAAATCTTGGCTGCAATCCATGTCGCATTCCTTAGTTAAACACCCATGAAAGTTTGTAAAGTTACAGGAATGTGCCATCTTTATCTCACCTGAGTCACAAAAGAAGCATGGTTCCCAGTCCTGAGAAAGAAAATCACAGAAAACCTGTTTAGTCAGAACTTACGTATATTAAATAAGcctggagcaaaaaaaaaaaaaaagaaatgcaaaactAGAGCATTTCTAGCAGTATAAACCTAAGTCCAGTTACTGTAGTTGGATTCTGTAGCTTCTTTAGTTGCTTTGTCTGATTAGGCAGAAACCATAGTATTTTGTTACATTATGTTACATAAAGATAAGTATTGTTGCATGCAGCAAACAAGATTTCTTTTATCCGTCCCTGTCATCTCATGCTTAAGAAATTAATCCTTGTGGAAAATTTCAACATTGTGTCCATGTTGGTGAGTGAAGGCTTAGTATTAGCTGTCTTCCATAGCAAACATTAACTGCACACTCTGCATTTTCACGCATGTTTTTGGTGCCgcttaaatttagattttttttttttttcatcataacAAGAGACATCATAACATAGGTCTGAGCCAGCCTAATTAATATGCAGTGTTGCAGAAAATGATTGGAAATCAATCACGAGCCAAATGCAGACCACATACTCTTATTTTCATCACAAACAACACTTGCTGCTTTATCTAAAGTGCCATTTTTCCTATTAACTTTGtttattgtaaacatttttctagATTTAGGTTTCCCTAAATTCATTAGTCTTATGCAATTAAATATTCCACTATGTCAACTTTTTATCTTGATAATATTTAAATCTTGGTTGTAGGTGCAGAAATCAGTGAAGTGAGTGAAATCGAGAGATATTAGAAAGACTGTTtagtacaataaaaataacatactttattaatttataagtCCAAGACTAGCTACCATTTTATGAGCATGCAGTCTTTTTGGCAATCCTGCGTAAAAAGCCAGTGCAATACGGTTCTTACCATGTGTGCCAACAACTATTCTACATTAGTACCACAACAAGAGGGCTTTAAGTTTTCCAACAATAATCCCAGTTAAAATTCTCATTTATGTTTGCCATGATTAAACCCATTGCATGGATTATCCAAATATAATGGAAATATAATGTCTCCGCCGCCACGCAGGTGTGTTCAGTGAGGAAGTTCTGCTGGAGTTTTAAGAATGGTTAATACATGAATATTTGTTTCGTAATTGTTAACAATTAGTTTTATCTTTTGATGTGTTATGTGTCTTAATTAAGTTTCTAATATTTATTCACCTGCTCATAAAAGGAGTTAATATCAGAAGACAGGGTTCAGGTTAAATTTTCCAAGTTCCTCTAAAGGTTCCATACCGTCttattcttttcttctttagGAAGTTCATTCTGAACCCATAATTGCTGATGCATACAGAGACATCAAGAGAAGAGACAGATCCagaaaaaaagatcaaacaCCAGTAGCTCACCTTTCTGTCAAGACCCCCATGGACTTTGCAAGCAGTAAGCAAATGCCACTATGTAAGTTagatataaacatttattgtatCTATTTTCAGTTTTAACTCATCCTTAAATTGAATTTGCAGCTGACACCAACATCGTGACCACTATCCATTGGAACCAATTTCATGGCACCCTGACCAAAGTCAAATACCACGACGGACGATTCGTGATGGAGGAGCATGGATGGTATTACGTGTATGCCAAGACCTGTTTCCGATATGCCCCTGATCACGCCACAAAGAAACAGGATGTTAGCAATGTCCAACTGATTCAGTATATTTTTCATGAGAGTCACACCCAGTCTCAACTCAAACCTGTGCTGTTGTCAAAAAGCGGAGGCACGTTTAATTGGAGTGATCCGAACTACAACATGTACTGTGTGCAGCAAGGAAGAAGTGTCCGATTGGGACCGAGTGATGGCCTTTTCGTCAATGTGTCCAATTCTTGGCTGTTGGATCCAGAGCCAGAGGGGACTTACTTTGGTGTCTTTAAAATAAGCACCTgactttttgtttccttttgctACTGAACTGGTTTATGCACAATTTACAATCTGATGAACAATTTCAACCTGACCAAGAACCACTGAGCACTTATATTTTAGATCACTGacttctgactttttttaaatattgatttatATTGTACATCATTAAGGGCACATCAGACTTCTAACTGTTAATTTTGTTATAAAAGTTTTGTCATGTTAAAAATAGCTGCCAAAGTAAGTTAAAACAGCATTTGTATTTCATTATGGACTTCACTTGCTCTAGACACGTTTGTTTAAACCTTGTAGTAACAAACCAGATGAAAATCTGTTTGTGAATGTTCAATATAGGAGCACACTTCTGGATATCTGCCACCAGAAGGTAGTTGCAAAGTCAAGGAATGGTTGTTGGATCCATTAAATGGTCAGCACTAGGTGGTCGTGCAAAGAAATAATGGTTTTTAGACTTTTCTGTATGCTTATCATCAACTTTTCAAGAGATAAAGTTTGTGTAACAAGCAGATAAAAACCACACATAGTTCTAGTTCTCTCAGATCTCTGATTTtagaaatgctttttaaaacctTAATCTTACTATTTGTTACTTAGCAAGCTGAAGTCCTTGAACAGATTTGGCACTGATTTTGAAACACCCAATGTAATGttgaaaaaataacaaaaaaagactgTTGGATGTCTGCATCATGCAGGCTTTGTTTATCAATCGGATTTTGTGAGTTATGCaacatttctttaaacaaagcaaaacaaaatcaaagatAGCTGGACTGTCTTTTAGTCATTGTGAGAGCTGAAAAGATTGACATGAATACAGTGAACCAAACTGTGTTtggtacatgctaatttaaagagttatttttcattttatcctTAATGGAGGAAATGAGAAAATGcactaaatgtatttatttattttttatgatgaaaAGATGGGCATTTGTAAAATGTTCTGTCTTATTCTAAGGCTCTTGTACAGTGTGTATGTCTGCCTAAGCTCCATTCTTTCCACAGGTTTTGGATGACACACATTGACTGTAGGTCAGTTGTAGATGCGCTTTTATTGCAAATGGGGGAAGCACAGGGCTCCTTTTAAACCTTATTTCGAGTGGTTTCTCATTAAAGAAacttttgtatttatgtatCTTATATTTGACAATTCTGTGCACAAATTCTCATTCAAAGCAGCATTTATTGCTGTTCAACATACAATTTAAATGtcaacttaaaattttaaagatttctCATATCatcaaatgttttgtttaatagtattgtttatttatatcattttaactaataaaaatgtacaactttttaCAAATATGCCTAAAATGCTGCATTTCTGGTTTTGCTTCAAGTTAAAAGTTAATTTCCAGGTATTGGTTGTCCAGCTTGTTCTATGGGCATTAGTGGCTCAGCCGGAGTCTttt
The DNA window shown above is from Clarias gariepinus isolate MV-2021 ecotype Netherlands chromosome 5, CGAR_prim_01v2, whole genome shotgun sequence and carries:
- the tnfsf11 gene encoding tumor necrosis factor ligand superfamily member 11, whose translation is MAANDYRGYLRNHMDMEHGGSRFQPPTQSAHRPLIFGTLAVMGLLQVASSVTILLHLTGYLREVDLSSAQPIEEVHSEPIIADAYRDIKRRDRSRKKDQTPVAHLSVKTPMDFASTDTNIVTTIHWNQFHGTLTKVKYHDGRFVMEEHGWYYVYAKTCFRYAPDHATKKQDVSNVQLIQYIFHESHTQSQLKPVLLSKSGGTFNWSDPNYNMYCVQQGRSVRLGPSDGLFVNVSNSWLLDPEPEGTYFGVFKIST